In one Umezawaea sp. Da 62-37 genomic region, the following are encoded:
- a CDS encoding NUDIX domain-containing protein has product MSTSPIVRRSARALLLDDQQRLVLIKRTKQGQSPYWTSPGGGIDDADATAEAALERELAEELGATAAVGGRVLLISSPTSGGVSVQEVFIARLRTLDEAARTGEEWTDGRRGGYEVVHVPIHQVDTIDLKPAVLRGFVLDNVDALVAEATDLA; this is encoded by the coding sequence ATGTCGACGTCCCCGATCGTGCGCCGCTCGGCGCGCGCGTTACTGCTGGACGACCAGCAGCGGTTGGTGCTGATCAAACGCACCAAACAGGGGCAGTCCCCGTACTGGACCAGCCCCGGCGGCGGGATCGACGACGCCGACGCCACGGCAGAGGCAGCGCTGGAGCGGGAGTTGGCCGAGGAACTCGGTGCGACGGCCGCGGTCGGCGGCCGGGTCCTGCTGATCTCCTCCCCCACTAGTGGCGGGGTGTCGGTGCAGGAGGTCTTCATCGCGCGGCTGCGCACGCTGGACGAGGCCGCGCGCACAGGTGAGGAGTGGACCGACGGCCGCCGCGGCGGCTACGAGGTCGTGCACGTCCCGATCCACCAGGTCGACACGATCGACCTGAAGCCCGCCGTGCTGCGGGGCTTCGTGCTGGACAACGTCGACGCGCTGGTCGCCGAAGCCACCGACCTGGCCTAG
- a CDS encoding histidine phosphatase family protein: MPDLTPPTAANRYAPVLWMRHGTSIDGEQRPHAHARPDTPLSDHGRDEALAAADRLRMVNPVLIVSSPLPRARTTAELLAHALAVPLLPALEVLREWQAPDCVLGLGPEQYPPRYTAWKTNRHRRIGTALPGGESLEDLHTRARAARDTADLLADGVTGLGGPVVIVSHQLLIGAVAALTTCAPAGEPTVAAVFAAATRFRLDPASWWVPG; encoded by the coding sequence GTGCCTGACCTGACCCCGCCCACCGCGGCAAACCGGTATGCGCCGGTGCTGTGGATGCGGCACGGCACCAGCATCGACGGCGAACAACGCCCCCACGCCCACGCCCGACCCGACACCCCGCTCTCCGACCACGGACGCGACGAAGCCCTCGCGGCGGCCGACCGGCTGCGGATGGTGAACCCGGTGCTGATCGTGTCCAGCCCGCTGCCCCGCGCCCGCACGACCGCCGAGCTGCTCGCCCATGCCTTGGCCGTCCCGCTGCTTCCGGCGCTGGAGGTGCTGCGGGAGTGGCAGGCGCCGGACTGCGTGCTCGGCTTGGGCCCGGAGCAGTACCCGCCGCGGTACACGGCGTGGAAAACGAATCGGCACCGGCGCATCGGCACCGCGCTGCCCGGCGGGGAAAGCCTCGAGGACCTCCACACGCGGGCCCGAGCCGCACGCGACACCGCAGACCTGCTCGCCGACGGCGTCACCGGCCTGGGCGGGCCGGTGGTGATCGTGTCCCACCAGCTCCTGATCGGCGCCGTCGCCGCGCTCACCACCTGTGCCCCGGCCGGAGAGCCGACCGTGGCCGCGGTGTTCGCCGCCGCCACGCGGTTCCGGCTCGACCCGGCGTCCTGGTGGGTGCCCGGCTAG
- a CDS encoding NUDIX domain-containing protein: MAPPLRVAARVIALDPAGRVLLVHYPEHGGFWATPGGRVEDGEDHRTGARRELVEELGIDDARINLRDQVAERSQEHEIGDQVVRQVERYFLAEFGAENINPAQANQPDTISAVRWWTLSELADTTETVYPLGLVDLVTNIQTMGIPSSPVVLR, encoded by the coding sequence ATGGCCCCACCACTGCGCGTCGCCGCCCGCGTCATCGCCCTCGACCCCGCCGGACGGGTGCTGCTGGTGCACTATCCAGAACACGGCGGCTTCTGGGCGACACCCGGCGGACGTGTCGAGGACGGCGAAGACCACCGCACCGGTGCCCGCCGCGAACTGGTCGAGGAACTCGGCATCGACGACGCCCGCATCAACCTGCGTGACCAGGTGGCCGAACGCAGCCAGGAACACGAGATCGGCGACCAGGTCGTCCGGCAGGTCGAGCGCTACTTCCTCGCGGAGTTTGGTGCCGAGAACATCAACCCGGCTCAAGCCAACCAGCCCGACACCATCAGCGCCGTTCGGTGGTGGACGCTCTCAGAACTCGCCGACACGACAGAAACGGTCTACCCGCTCGGCCTCGTCGACCTCGTCACGAACATCCAGACCATGGGGATTCCGTCGAGTCCAGTCGTATTGCGGTAG
- a CDS encoding SDR family oxidoreductase, which yields MNHQPTARARAAITGAGSGIGAAIAEHLAANHDLLLTHLRLGPDLDAVTAACARRGAAVDVVTGDLTTPGGLTAASTALLDHRPAVLVCAAGAYPRIPWQASTPSVFAEQVTLNLTVHAALAHAATPALIAAGDRGRLITISSVLAGVGRVELAGYIAAKAGLEGLTRALARELGPHGVTANTVRAGSIVVDAEQAVVEDYAAMQIRQLGRQALQRRGHPDDVAALVAFLASRGAGFITGQTLTVDGGWCLT from the coding sequence GTGAACCACCAGCCCACCGCGCGGGCGCGGGCGGCGATCACCGGTGCGGGCAGCGGCATCGGCGCTGCCATCGCCGAGCACCTGGCCGCCAACCACGACCTGCTGCTCACCCACCTGCGCCTCGGCCCCGACCTGGACGCCGTCACCGCCGCGTGCGCGCGGCGAGGCGCGGCCGTCGACGTCGTCACCGGCGACCTCACCACTCCCGGCGGCCTGACCGCGGCCAGCACCGCCCTGCTCGACCACCGTCCGGCGGTGCTGGTGTGCGCGGCGGGCGCTTATCCACGCATCCCGTGGCAGGCCAGCACCCCCTCGGTGTTCGCCGAGCAGGTCACCCTCAACCTCACCGTCCACGCCGCCCTCGCCCACGCCGCCACCCCCGCACTGATCGCCGCAGGGGACCGCGGACGGCTGATCACGATCTCGTCGGTGCTGGCCGGGGTCGGCCGGGTCGAGTTGGCCGGGTACATCGCGGCCAAGGCCGGACTCGAAGGCCTGACCCGCGCGCTGGCCCGCGAGCTCGGTCCGCACGGCGTCACCGCCAACACGGTGCGCGCCGGATCGATCGTCGTGGATGCCGAACAGGCCGTGGTCGAGGACTACGCGGCGATGCAGATCCGCCAACTCGGCCGCCAAGCCCTCCAGCGCCGCGGCCACCCGGACGACGTGGCCGCGCTGGTGGCGTTCCTGGCCAGCAGGGGAGCGGGGTTCATCACCGGCCAGACGCTGACCGTGGACGGCGGCTGGTGCCTGACCTGA
- a CDS encoding sigma-70 family RNA polymerase sigma factor produces MIESSVTNPDDEDEDADGPPATSGGERLPLKEFFELYQPKIRNYIAKKAPREALTDIESNIWLGVHRSYDQTVHKNWNNYIWGIVDNKIVDWLRARDSSRKLLEAIKLKTVEEFAEQPDICDQDEYIRRHRALPEGLSKLTEPQRTAIDLRFVKGLTWKDVANHMGIRVKSVQGHVDRALVKLRKHMSEVGLTTPAASPTTLKEDK; encoded by the coding sequence GTGATCGAGTCATCCGTGACCAACCCCGACGACGAGGACGAGGACGCCGACGGTCCCCCCGCCACCAGCGGCGGCGAACGGCTCCCCCTCAAGGAGTTCTTCGAGCTGTACCAACCCAAGATCCGGAACTACATAGCCAAGAAGGCACCCCGCGAAGCATTGACGGACATCGAGTCGAATATCTGGCTGGGCGTCCACCGGTCCTACGATCAAACTGTCCATAAAAACTGGAACAACTACATCTGGGGCATTGTCGACAATAAGATTGTAGATTGGCTTCGTGCGCGGGACAGTTCTCGGAAGCTACTAGAAGCGATCAAGCTAAAAACAGTAGAAGAGTTCGCCGAGCAGCCTGACATCTGCGACCAGGACGAATATATTCGCAGACACAGAGCATTACCCGAAGGGTTGTCGAAGCTCACCGAACCCCAGCGGACCGCAATTGACCTTCGGTTCGTCAAAGGCTTGACATGGAAGGATGTCGCGAACCACATGGGGATCAGGGTAAAAAGCGTACAAGGTCATGTCGATCGGGCGCTCGTCAAACTTCGGAAACATATGTCAGAGGTAGGACTCACTACTCCCGCGGCATCTCCTACGACCTTGAAGGAGGACAAGTGA